A portion of the Mycobacterium paraseoulense genome contains these proteins:
- a CDS encoding glycine betaine ABC transporter substrate-binding protein: MRNGCLAASLLAALLIVAGCGTDSGDHRARPELAVGSAADPESTLLAGVYVAALRSYGFAARAETADDPMARLDSGAFTVVPALTGRTLQSLQPGAVAMSDAEVYRAMVAALPEGVAAGDYTTAAEDKPVLLVTGSTAKSWGGSDVSADLSTLPKHCAGVAVGAVTGRPAPSTVGTCRLPVPREFPDETTMFAAVRAGQLTAGWTSTADPGLPADLVALADGKPALIRAENVVPLYRRNALSDRQLLAINEVAGVLDTAALVDMRRQVAAGADAQAVAGGWLAEHPLGR; encoded by the coding sequence GTGAGAAACGGCTGTCTGGCGGCGTCGCTGCTCGCCGCCTTACTGATTGTGGCCGGCTGCGGCACCGACAGCGGCGACCACCGCGCCCGTCCGGAACTGGCGGTCGGCTCCGCGGCGGATCCCGAGTCGACGCTGCTGGCCGGTGTGTACGTGGCCGCCTTGCGCTCCTACGGTTTCGCGGCGCGCGCCGAGACCGCCGACGATCCGATGGCCCGCCTGGACTCGGGCGCGTTCACCGTCGTCCCGGCCTTGACCGGCCGCACGCTGCAGAGCCTGCAGCCCGGCGCGGTGGCGATGTCCGACGCGGAGGTGTACCGCGCGATGGTGGCCGCGCTCCCCGAGGGGGTCGCCGCGGGTGACTACACGACGGCCGCGGAAGACAAGCCCGTGCTGCTGGTGACGGGCTCGACGGCCAAGTCGTGGGGTGGCAGCGACGTGAGCGCGGACCTGAGCACGCTGCCCAAGCATTGCGCCGGCGTGGCCGTCGGCGCCGTCACCGGGCGTCCGGCCCCGTCGACGGTCGGTACGTGCCGGCTTCCCGTACCGCGCGAATTCCCGGACGAGACAACGATGTTCGCCGCGGTGCGGGCCGGGCAGCTGACGGCGGGGTGGACGAGCACCGCCGACCCCGGCCTGCCCGCCGACCTGGTCGCGCTGGCCGACGGCAAGCCTGCCCTGATCCGGGCCGAGAACGTGGTGCCGCTGTATCGGCGTAACGCGCTGAGCGATCGGCAACTGCTGGCGATCAACGAAGTCGCCGGAGTGCTGGACACCGCGGCCCTGGTCGACATGCGGCGGCAGGTGGCCGCTGGAGCCGATGCGCAGGCGGTGGCCGGCGGGTGGTTGGCGGAGCACCCGCTGGGCCGTTGA
- a CDS encoding malate dehydrogenase — translation MSASPLKVAVTGAAGQIGYSLLFRLASGALLGPDRPIELRLLEIEPALKALEGVVMELDDCAFPLLSGVEIGADPNKIFDGVNLALLVGARPRGPGMERSDLLEANGAIFTAQGKALNSVAADDVRIGVTGNPANTNALIALSNAPDIPKERFSALTRLDHNRAISQLAKKTGAKVTDIKKMTIWGNHSATQYPDIFHAEIGGKNAAEVVNDQNWIENDFIPTVAKRGAAIIDARGASSAASAASATIDAARSWLLGSPEGDWVSMAVFSDGSYGVPEGIVSSFPVTTKDGDWSIVQGLEVDDFSRGRIDKTTAELVDERKAVTELGLI, via the coding sequence GTGAGCGCAAGTCCACTCAAGGTTGCCGTCACCGGTGCCGCCGGCCAGATCGGCTACAGCCTGTTGTTCCGCCTGGCGAGCGGTGCGCTGCTGGGCCCCGACCGCCCGATCGAGCTGCGTCTGCTCGAGATCGAGCCGGCGCTCAAGGCGCTCGAGGGCGTCGTGATGGAACTCGACGACTGCGCGTTCCCGCTGCTGTCGGGCGTTGAAATCGGCGCGGACCCCAACAAGATCTTCGACGGTGTGAACCTGGCACTGCTTGTGGGCGCCCGCCCGCGCGGCCCGGGCATGGAGCGCAGCGACCTGCTGGAAGCCAACGGCGCGATCTTCACCGCGCAGGGCAAGGCCCTGAACTCGGTGGCCGCCGACGACGTCCGCATCGGCGTGACCGGCAACCCGGCCAACACCAACGCGCTGATCGCGCTGAGCAACGCCCCCGACATCCCGAAGGAGCGGTTCTCGGCGCTGACCCGTCTGGACCACAACCGGGCCATCTCGCAGCTGGCCAAGAAGACCGGCGCCAAGGTCACCGACATCAAGAAGATGACCATCTGGGGCAACCACTCGGCCACCCAATACCCCGACATCTTCCACGCCGAGATCGGCGGCAAGAACGCCGCCGAGGTGGTCAACGACCAGAACTGGATCGAGAACGACTTCATCCCGACCGTCGCCAAGCGCGGTGCGGCGATCATCGACGCGCGCGGCGCATCCTCGGCCGCCTCCGCCGCGTCGGCGACCATCGACGCCGCCCGATCCTGGCTGCTGGGCAGCCCGGAGGGCGACTGGGTTTCCATGGCGGTCTTCTCCGACGGCTCGTACGGCGTGCCGGAGGGAATCGTGTCGTCGTTCCCGGTGACCACCAAGGACGGTGACTGGTCGATCGTCCAGGGTCTCGAGGTCGATGACTTCTCGCGCGGCCGGATCGACAAGACGACCGCCGAGCTGGTCGACGAGCGCAAGGCGGTCACCGAGCTCGGCCTCATCTGA
- a CDS encoding NAD(P)-dependent malic enzyme, translating to MSELVESIQTLAEHSAITDAEIFEAHVGGKLSVGPTAPVDTRRALSIAYTPGVAQVSRAIAADPTQAARYTWANRLVAVVSDGSAVLGLGDIGPAASLPVMEGKCALFRAYGGLNAIPIVLDTKDPDEIVETLVRLRPTFGAVNLEDISAPRCFEIERRVIEALDCPVMHDDQHGTAIVALAALMGATKLLGRDMTSLRVVVSGAGAAGVACTNLLLAMGVSDITVLDSRGILHAGRDDMNSVKSVLAQRTNPDGLTGSMAEALRGADLFLGVSGGVVPEEMIATMAPDGIVFALSNPDPEIHPQVAARYAAVVATGRSDFPNQINNVLAFPGVFRGALDAGARRITEKMMVAAAEAIFSVVSDDLAFDRIVPSPLDLRVGDAVATAVALAADPADIAG from the coding sequence GTGTCCGAATTGGTTGAATCGATACAGACGCTCGCGGAACACAGCGCGATCACCGACGCGGAGATCTTCGAGGCACACGTAGGCGGCAAGCTTTCCGTAGGCCCGACGGCCCCGGTCGACACCCGGCGCGCCCTGTCGATCGCCTATACCCCGGGCGTGGCGCAGGTCAGCCGGGCGATCGCCGCCGATCCGACCCAGGCCGCCCGCTATACGTGGGCGAACCGGCTGGTCGCCGTCGTCAGCGACGGCAGCGCTGTGCTGGGCCTGGGTGACATCGGCCCCGCGGCCTCGCTGCCGGTGATGGAGGGCAAGTGCGCGCTGTTCCGGGCGTACGGCGGGCTGAACGCGATCCCGATCGTGCTGGACACCAAGGACCCCGACGAGATCGTCGAAACCCTGGTGCGTCTGCGCCCGACGTTCGGCGCCGTCAACCTCGAGGACATTTCCGCGCCCCGCTGTTTCGAGATCGAGCGCCGGGTCATCGAAGCGCTGGACTGCCCCGTGATGCACGACGACCAACACGGCACGGCGATCGTCGCACTGGCCGCGCTGATGGGTGCCACCAAGTTGCTCGGCCGGGACATGACGTCGCTGCGGGTGGTGGTTTCCGGCGCGGGCGCCGCGGGCGTGGCGTGCACGAATCTCCTTCTGGCGATGGGTGTTTCCGACATCACCGTGCTTGACTCGCGTGGGATTCTGCACGCCGGGCGCGACGACATGAACAGTGTGAAAAGCGTGTTGGCCCAGCGCACCAACCCGGACGGTCTCACGGGCAGCATGGCGGAGGCGCTGCGCGGCGCCGACCTGTTTCTCGGGGTATCGGGTGGCGTGGTGCCCGAGGAGATGATCGCGACGATGGCGCCCGATGGGATCGTTTTCGCGCTGTCCAATCCCGACCCGGAGATCCACCCTCAGGTCGCGGCCCGATATGCGGCGGTGGTGGCCACCGGCCGCAGCGACTTCCCGAACCAGATCAACAACGTGTTGGCCTTCCCCGGCGTGTTCCGTGGGGCGCTCGACGCCGGGGCGCGCCGGATCACCGAAAAGATGATGGTTGCCGCGGCCGAAGCGATCTTCTCGGTCGTCAGTGATGACCTGGCGTTCGACCGGATCGTGCCCAGCCCGCTGGACTTGCGCGTCGGGGACGCGGTCGCCACGGCGGTGGCCCTGGCCGCCGACCCCGCCGACATCGCGGGGTGA